A genome region from Geobacter pickeringii includes the following:
- a CDS encoding hydrolase, producing the protein MGVMETFFLDRNQAVLVVVDVQEKLCLAMDQEVLAQLTRNTGILLEAARELGIPVIVTEQYVKGLGCTVPELREKFDGNAYEKMAFSCCGDQAFLNRLAELGRRQIIVTGMETHVCVLQTILELRERGYHVHLVKDAVMSRKKGNWKVGIDAAAAAGAVVTSTEAALFQLLRVAGTEEFKKLSKLVR; encoded by the coding sequence ATGGGAGTGATGGAGACGTTTTTTCTCGACAGGAATCAGGCGGTGCTGGTGGTCGTCGACGTGCAGGAGAAGCTCTGCCTCGCCATGGACCAGGAAGTGCTCGCCCAGCTGACCCGCAACACCGGCATCCTCCTGGAGGCGGCGCGGGAGCTCGGCATCCCGGTCATCGTCACCGAGCAGTACGTGAAGGGGCTCGGCTGCACCGTGCCGGAACTGCGGGAGAAGTTCGACGGAAACGCCTATGAGAAGATGGCCTTCAGCTGCTGCGGCGACCAGGCGTTCCTGAACCGTCTGGCGGAACTGGGGCGCCGGCAGATCATCGTCACCGGGATGGAGACCCACGTCTGCGTCCTCCAGACCATCCTGGAACTGCGGGAGCGGGGGTACCACGTGCACCTCGTCAAGGACGCGGTCATGAGCCGGAAGAAGGGGAACTGGAAGGTGGGGATCGATGCCGCGGCCGCCGCCGGCGCCGTCGTCACCTCCACCGAAGCGGCGCTCTTCCAGCTTTTGCGCGTGGCCGGCACCGAGGAATTCAAGAAACTGTCGAAACTGGTGCGCTGA
- the hflX gene encoding GTPase HflX: MVELSREIRRQIGVLIDRHGAVEYVIVGDEKGLFIPELTDYPLGRRLLRGLRFIHTHLKGESFSEDDLTDLALLRFDIMAIIQIHPDDRRLSIQTAALVPNAGAGHPYRVEPSLPLASFRMDFGSFVSTLEQSLETAVSSDAREVKGGGERAILISVTKQAREEAEDSLEELKELARTAGVAVLDTVIQRPRQFNPRYLMGEGKMREVVIRALQLGATLLVFDQELLPAQVRSISEMTELKVIDRSQLILDIFARRATSLDGKVQVELAQLKYILPRLTGRGVQMSRLMGGIGGRGPGETKLETDRRRIRDRIAKLERELDELSRGRQQRRQRRVRAGLPIVSIVGYTNAGKSTLLNALTRSEVFTENLLFATLDTSTRRLRFPREREVIITDTVGFIRSLPKSLMGAFKATLEELQDADLLLHLVDCSNPRLEEQIHQVETILEELKLADKPRLVVFNKSDLLPELKRKNPLAIMKTRQLARRFRAIEVSAREPATLEPLLREMENRFWAGETTPWEPLPEDAGEPPETL; this comes from the coding sequence ATGGTGGAGCTCTCCCGCGAGATCCGGCGGCAGATCGGCGTCCTCATCGACCGCCACGGAGCCGTGGAATACGTCATCGTCGGCGACGAAAAGGGGCTCTTCATCCCCGAGCTCACCGACTACCCCCTGGGGCGCCGGCTCCTGCGGGGGCTGCGCTTCATCCATACCCACCTGAAGGGGGAGTCCTTTTCGGAGGACGACCTCACCGACCTGGCGCTACTGCGCTTCGACATCATGGCGATCATCCAGATCCATCCAGATGACCGCCGGCTCTCCATCCAGACCGCAGCCCTCGTCCCGAACGCCGGTGCCGGCCATCCCTACCGCGTGGAGCCCTCCCTGCCCCTCGCCTCGTTCCGAATGGATTTCGGCTCCTTCGTCTCCACCCTGGAGCAGTCCCTCGAAACGGCGGTCTCCAGCGACGCGCGGGAGGTGAAGGGGGGAGGGGAGCGGGCCATCCTCATCTCGGTTACCAAGCAGGCGCGGGAGGAGGCGGAGGACTCTCTGGAGGAGCTGAAGGAGCTTGCCCGGACCGCCGGCGTCGCCGTGCTCGATACGGTCATCCAGCGCCCCCGGCAGTTCAATCCGCGCTACCTGATGGGGGAGGGGAAGATGCGGGAGGTGGTGATCCGGGCGCTCCAGCTCGGGGCAACGCTCCTCGTCTTCGACCAGGAGTTGCTCCCGGCCCAGGTCCGTTCCATCTCCGAGATGACGGAGCTCAAGGTCATCGACCGGAGCCAGCTGATCCTCGACATCTTCGCCCGGCGGGCAACGAGCCTCGACGGCAAGGTGCAGGTGGAGCTCGCCCAGCTGAAGTACATCCTTCCCCGGCTCACGGGGCGCGGCGTGCAGATGTCCCGTCTCATGGGGGGGATTGGGGGGCGCGGCCCCGGCGAGACGAAGCTGGAGACCGACCGGCGGCGGATCCGCGACCGAATCGCCAAGCTGGAGCGGGAACTGGACGAGCTCTCCCGCGGCCGCCAGCAGCGGCGGCAGCGCCGGGTCCGGGCGGGACTCCCCATCGTCTCCATCGTCGGGTACACCAATGCCGGCAAATCGACCCTCCTCAACGCCCTGACCAGGAGCGAGGTCTTCACCGAGAACCTCCTCTTTGCCACCCTCGACACCTCGACCCGCCGGCTCCGCTTCCCCCGGGAACGGGAGGTGATCATCACCGATACGGTGGGGTTCATCCGCTCCCTCCCCAAGTCGCTCATGGGTGCCTTCAAGGCGACTCTGGAAGAGCTGCAGGACGCCGATCTGCTCCTCCATCTCGTCGACTGCTCCAACCCCCGGCTCGAAGAGCAGATCCACCAGGTGGAGACGATCCTCGAGGAGCTGAAGCTTGCCGACAAGCCGCGCCTCGTGGTCTTCAACAAGTCTGATCTGCTGCCGGAGTTGAAACGGAAAAACCCCCTCGCGATCATGAAGACGCGCCAGCTTGCCCGCCGTTTCCGCGCCATCGAGGTCTCGGCCCGGGAGCCGGCGACCCTGGAACCGCTGCTGCGGGAGATGGAAAACCGCTTCTGGGCCGGCGAGACAACGCCGTGGGAGCCCCTTCCGGAGGATGCCGGCGAGCCGCCGGAAACCCTCTGA
- a CDS encoding enoyl ACP reductase FabMG family protein, translating into MTQYNPLPQLPAAAGYGKGDVFVLFGELFGRGYANGIVDEAKKAGMTIIGATVGRRDNNGPLRPLTAEELAEAEANLGGTIINVPLEAGFDLEPAADGLTPADRLKGVKPDSVAETKLDMAAIGESRLKGIARFRANLASFAAELEKLVPAGANLLVAHTMAGGIPRARTLMPLLNRVFKGQGDRYLSSELFWKSDVGQLCSLSFDEVTADTFDALIAATASLRDRVEGEGKTVAYTAYGYHGCGVLVGGEYRWQSYTPYLQGWAKIRLEQVAEKAWRGGVKATVYNSPEIQTNSSALFLGVEISLYPLLTALRKEGGGPAAEAIWQACQGLLAESEALDALVAKADAYLGAPLMEQFSRFEEWPHHNTPEQAAFMLTASDGLMAMSADPKNVVCAELSRSVFQAVGRLMFDYSWEPESPVVWLSHDVIARRLIA; encoded by the coding sequence GTGACCCAATACAATCCCCTCCCGCAACTTCCCGCCGCCGCCGGCTACGGCAAAGGCGACGTCTTCGTCCTCTTTGGCGAGCTCTTCGGCCGCGGCTACGCCAACGGCATCGTCGACGAGGCGAAAAAGGCCGGCATGACCATCATCGGCGCCACCGTGGGGCGCCGCGACAACAACGGCCCCCTGCGTCCCCTGACCGCCGAGGAGCTGGCCGAGGCCGAGGCGAACCTGGGGGGAACGATCATCAACGTCCCCCTGGAGGCGGGGTTCGATCTGGAGCCCGCTGCCGACGGCCTCACCCCCGCCGACCGGCTCAAGGGGGTGAAGCCCGATTCGGTGGCCGAGACGAAGCTCGACATGGCGGCCATCGGTGAGTCGCGGCTGAAGGGAATCGCCCGCTTTCGCGCCAACCTCGCCTCCTTCGCGGCGGAGCTGGAGAAGCTCGTCCCCGCCGGAGCGAACCTCCTCGTGGCCCACACCATGGCCGGCGGCATCCCCCGGGCCCGCACCCTGATGCCGCTGCTGAACCGGGTCTTCAAGGGGCAGGGGGACCGCTATCTCTCGTCGGAGCTCTTCTGGAAATCCGACGTGGGGCAGCTCTGCTCCCTCTCCTTCGACGAGGTGACAGCCGATACCTTCGATGCCCTGATCGCCGCCACGGCTTCGCTCCGCGACCGGGTGGAAGGTGAGGGGAAGACGGTCGCCTACACCGCCTACGGGTACCACGGCTGCGGGGTTCTGGTGGGGGGCGAGTACCGCTGGCAGTCGTACACCCCGTACCTCCAGGGATGGGCCAAGATCCGCCTCGAACAGGTGGCTGAAAAGGCGTGGCGGGGAGGGGTGAAGGCCACGGTTTACAACTCCCCCGAGATCCAGACCAACTCCAGCGCCCTCTTCCTCGGGGTGGAGATCTCCCTCTATCCGCTCCTCACCGCCCTGAGGAAGGAAGGGGGCGGCCCGGCGGCCGAGGCGATCTGGCAGGCGTGCCAGGGGCTCCTCGCGGAGAGTGAGGCCCTCGACGCACTGGTGGCCAAGGCCGATGCCTACCTCGGCGCGCCGCTCATGGAGCAGTTCAGCCGGTTCGAGGAGTGGCCCCACCACAACACGCCGGAGCAGGCGGCATTCATGCTCACTGCTTCCGACGGGCTCATGGCGATGAGCGCCGATCCGAAGAACGTTGTCTGCGCCGAGCTCTCCCGGTCGGTCTTTCAGGCGGTGGGACGTCTGATGTTCGATTACTCCTGGGAGCCGGAGTCACCGGTCGTCTGGCTGAGCCACGACGTCATCGCGCGGCGGCTCATCGCCTGA
- a CDS encoding two-component system sensor histidine kinase NtrB: protein MTQEDMTREFYANIIDSVGDGVIVIDTEGRVALMNPAAEEITGLSRRQAQGNLFLTLFREVEILREMVEKTASSGMSISDHENIVIRKAKHLTPVSATTCPLMLASGEMTGTILMLRDLTSIRELEDAVRHADRLSTLGTLAAGLAHEIKNPLGGIKGAAQLLDLELPEGSELRDNVRIMVKEVERVNRIVEELLALASPRRLTLAPTNLHKVLGDIVTLQKRATEGRTISFQQQFDPSIPPILVDEALLTQLFLNLVKNAVEAVDNGGVVRITSRVISDYSMTQKGERRSRLVAVEVSDDGPGIPKEQLEQLFTPFFTTKAKGTGLGLAICQKIVSEHRGMIKVESAPGTGTTFTVMVPLIQ from the coding sequence ATGACCCAGGAAGATATGACCCGGGAGTTCTACGCCAACATCATCGACAGCGTCGGCGACGGAGTCATCGTCATCGACACGGAGGGGCGCGTCGCGCTCATGAACCCGGCGGCCGAGGAGATCACCGGCCTCTCCCGGCGCCAGGCCCAGGGGAACCTTTTTTTGACCCTCTTCCGGGAGGTGGAGATCCTCCGGGAGATGGTGGAAAAGACCGCCTCCTCCGGCATGAGCATCTCGGACCATGAGAACATCGTGATCCGCAAGGCCAAGCACCTCACCCCGGTCTCCGCCACCACCTGCCCCCTCATGCTCGCCAGCGGCGAGATGACCGGCACAATCCTGATGCTGCGGGACCTGACGAGCATCCGGGAGCTGGAGGACGCGGTGCGCCACGCCGACCGGCTCTCGACCCTCGGGACCCTGGCGGCGGGGCTTGCCCACGAGATCAAGAACCCCCTCGGCGGGATCAAGGGGGCGGCCCAGCTCCTGGATCTGGAGCTTCCGGAGGGGAGCGAACTCCGCGACAACGTCCGGATCATGGTCAAGGAGGTGGAGCGGGTCAACCGGATCGTGGAGGAGCTCCTGGCGCTGGCCTCGCCGCGCCGGCTCACCCTCGCCCCGACGAACCTCCACAAGGTCCTCGGCGACATCGTGACGCTCCAGAAGCGGGCCACCGAGGGGCGCACCATCAGCTTCCAGCAGCAGTTCGATCCGAGCATCCCCCCGATCCTCGTCGACGAGGCGCTCCTGACCCAGCTCTTCCTGAACCTGGTCAAGAACGCCGTGGAGGCGGTGGACAACGGGGGAGTCGTCCGGATCACGAGCCGGGTCATCTCCGACTACAGCATGACCCAGAAGGGGGAGCGCCGCTCCCGCCTGGTGGCCGTGGAGGTGAGCGACGACGGTCCCGGCATCCCGAAGGAGCAGCTGGAACAGCTGTTCACCCCATTTTTCACCACCAAGGCGAAGGGGACGGGGCTCGGCCTCGCCATCTGCCAGAAGATCGTCTCCGAACACCGGGGGATGATCAAGGTGGAGTCGGCCCCCGGGACGGGGACGACCTTCACCGTCATGGTGCCATTAATCCAGTAG
- the lpxA gene encoding acyl-ACP--UDP-N-acetylglucosamine O-acyltransferase encodes MTTDIHPSARISPSATIAPGVEIGPNVVVGDHSSVGAGTRIMANAVVGPWTQIGENNTIHYGAIVGHDPQDFGYKGEESWTLIGNGNIIREYATIHRGNRPGTKTVVGDNNFFMVQSHVAHNCEVGNNIILAGGALLAGHVIVEDRAIISGNCVVHQFIRIGKFAMMRGLSRTSRDVPPFCIMDDTHTVKALNLVGLRRNGFDQARIRALKNAFKLLFLSGLNMQNALVEAERTLTVTDDVRYLLDFIKSAKRGVCFGRGLIVDVEEKE; translated from the coding sequence ATGACTACTGATATCCATCCCTCCGCCCGGATCAGCCCCTCCGCAACCATCGCCCCCGGCGTCGAGATCGGCCCCAACGTGGTGGTGGGAGACCACTCCTCCGTCGGCGCCGGCACGCGGATCATGGCCAACGCCGTGGTCGGCCCCTGGACGCAGATCGGCGAGAACAACACGATCCACTACGGCGCCATCGTCGGCCACGATCCGCAGGATTTCGGCTACAAGGGGGAGGAGAGCTGGACCCTCATCGGCAACGGCAACATCATCCGTGAGTACGCCACCATCCATCGCGGCAACCGGCCGGGGACCAAGACGGTGGTCGGCGACAACAACTTCTTCATGGTCCAGTCCCACGTGGCGCACAACTGTGAGGTGGGGAACAACATCATCCTCGCCGGCGGGGCGCTCCTGGCGGGGCACGTCATCGTGGAGGACCGGGCCATCATCTCGGGGAACTGCGTGGTCCACCAGTTCATCCGGATCGGGAAGTTCGCCATGATGCGGGGGCTCTCCCGCACCTCCCGCGACGTCCCGCCGTTCTGCATCATGGACGACACCCACACGGTGAAGGCCCTGAACCTGGTGGGGCTGCGGCGCAACGGCTTCGACCAGGCCCGCATCCGGGCGCTGAAAAACGCCTTCAAGCTCCTCTTCCTCTCCGGGCTCAACATGCAGAACGCCCTGGTCGAGGCGGAGCGCACCCTCACCGTCACCGACGACGTCCGCTACCTCCTCGACTTCATCAAGAGCGCGAAGCGGGGGGTCTGCTTCGGCCGCGGCCTGATCGTGGACGTGGAAGAAAAAGAATAG
- a CDS encoding enoyl-ACP reductase FabI has product MGLLDGKKAMIFGIANEKSIAWAIAQAFRREGAELAVTYANDTVAKRVLPLAEAVGAQLVLPCDVRSDEDLKKVFGEVEKAWGGLDVLVHSVAFANKEELKGSFLNTTREGFSLAMDISAYSLVAMVKEAYPLMKGRDASVLALTYYGGQKVFPNYNVMGVAKAALEMSVRYLAESVGCDGIRVNAISAGPLKTLASAGVGGFNQIAGYVEQKAPLRRNITQDEVAGSALYLASSLASGVTGEIHFVDSGYNIIGL; this is encoded by the coding sequence ATGGGGCTTCTGGATGGGAAGAAGGCGATGATTTTCGGCATCGCCAACGAGAAAAGCATCGCGTGGGCCATTGCCCAGGCGTTTCGCCGCGAAGGGGCCGAGCTTGCCGTCACCTATGCCAACGATACGGTGGCCAAGCGGGTGCTCCCCCTGGCCGAGGCCGTCGGGGCGCAGCTCGTGCTCCCCTGCGACGTACGGAGCGACGAGGACCTGAAGAAGGTGTTCGGCGAGGTGGAGAAGGCGTGGGGGGGGCTCGATGTCCTCGTTCACTCGGTCGCCTTCGCCAACAAGGAGGAACTCAAGGGGTCGTTCCTCAATACCACCCGCGAAGGGTTCTCCCTCGCCATGGATATCAGTGCCTACTCCCTGGTCGCCATGGTCAAGGAAGCCTATCCCCTCATGAAGGGACGTGACGCCAGCGTGCTGGCGCTGACCTACTACGGCGGCCAGAAGGTGTTCCCGAACTACAACGTGATGGGGGTAGCGAAGGCGGCACTCGAGATGAGCGTCCGGTACCTGGCCGAATCGGTGGGGTGTGACGGCATCCGCGTGAACGCCATTTCCGCCGGCCCGCTGAAGACCCTGGCCTCGGCGGGGGTTGGCGGATTCAACCAGATCGCCGGCTACGTGGAGCAGAAAGCCCCTCTGCGTCGCAATATCACCCAGGACGAGGTGGCGGGCTCCGCCCTCTATCTCGCCAGTTCGCTGGCGAGCGGCGTCACCGGCGAGATCCATTTCGTCGACAGCGGCTACAATATCATCGGGCTGTAA
- the dusB gene encoding tRNA dihydrouridine synthase DusB, translated as MLKPLAIGSLALENNLILAPMAGITNLPMRLLAREQGAALCFTEMVSVNGLVRDGQKSFDLVRSSAADRPLGVQLFGDDPETVAEGARLVAADADLIDINMGCPVKKVVGTGAGSALLQDPAKVRAIVRAVRRATSLPLTVKIRSGWNCGEPNFLEIARIAEEEGCDAITLHPRSRSQMFEGRADWTHIAHLKRAVAVPVIGSGDLFTAADVAAMLEETGCDGAMVARGALGNPWIFSQATDLLGGREATAPSLDERLRVALRHLELFIGAAGERVALREMRKHLSWYSHGVPGAAQFRKEINTIEGKGALLEALRRFFAPEAP; from the coding sequence ATGCTCAAGCCCCTCGCCATCGGCTCCCTAGCCCTGGAAAACAATCTCATCCTCGCCCCCATGGCGGGCATTACCAACCTTCCCATGAGGCTTCTGGCGCGGGAACAGGGGGCAGCTCTCTGCTTCACCGAAATGGTGAGCGTCAACGGCCTCGTGCGCGACGGCCAGAAAAGTTTCGACCTGGTGCGGAGCAGTGCCGCCGACCGTCCCCTGGGGGTCCAGCTCTTCGGCGACGACCCGGAGACGGTGGCCGAGGGGGCACGGCTCGTGGCGGCCGACGCCGATCTCATCGACATCAACATGGGGTGCCCGGTCAAAAAGGTGGTCGGCACCGGCGCCGGAAGTGCCCTGCTGCAGGATCCGGCCAAGGTCAGGGCCATCGTGCGGGCCGTGCGGCGGGCAACCAGCCTCCCCCTCACCGTCAAGATCAGGAGCGGCTGGAACTGCGGCGAGCCGAATTTCCTGGAGATCGCCCGCATCGCCGAGGAGGAGGGGTGCGACGCCATCACCCTCCACCCCCGGAGCCGGTCACAGATGTTCGAGGGACGCGCCGACTGGACCCACATCGCCCATTTGAAGCGGGCCGTGGCGGTGCCGGTCATCGGGAGCGGCGACCTCTTCACCGCCGCCGACGTGGCCGCCATGCTGGAAGAGACCGGCTGCGACGGGGCAATGGTGGCCCGGGGGGCCCTCGGCAATCCGTGGATCTTCAGTCAGGCCACCGACCTCCTGGGAGGCCGGGAGGCGACGGCGCCTTCCCTCGACGAACGGCTCCGGGTGGCGCTGCGTCACCTGGAGCTCTTCATCGGGGCGGCCGGCGAGCGGGTGGCGCTGCGGGAGATGCGCAAGCACCTCTCCTGGTACTCCCACGGCGTCCCCGGCGCGGCCCAGTTCCGCAAGGAGATCAACACCATCGAGGGCAAAGGCGCCCTGCTCGAAGCGCTTCGCCGCTTCTTCGCCCCGGAGGCGCCATGA
- a CDS encoding HD domain-containing phosphohydrolase, which translates to MANWKRVNVMINTFNAVIEGSERLSSLADVDEVVKGLARLLKKIVRSRWIAVYFFDRERRDFAPARSYGLPPRFVPVFREMPLAPDKIPLLKGMLRKKQHLVLADPGSSELIPSHLRSLLANLTLLAVPMVARNQVIGAVFVARTRELPAFSQEEVAVIRDLVGHAALVVSHIQIFDESLDMALDLAGRIDVILTLDEINKAISSSLSRERIMETAIGQIERIIRCEFVSVLQSENEDLVVTASRAEELPVPPSFQAGTRLPRGRSAAWSARQSGKSTCIAYLAKSRNLGAADRTLLSAGVRSLLAVPLLAREAVTGVLLLGDTEAGKFAQQETFTIEKIASQMAVALENARLYEDMRTLFISTVASLANAIDAKSPWTKGHSERVMRISARIATEMGLPEETVERVRLGGLLHDIGKIGVIEAVLEKPAILSEDEFPPLRSHPEKGVAILSPIEQLRDVLPAILHHHERFDGSGYPHGLKGEEIPLSARIVAVADSFDAMVSERPYKKGFAIGEALAELRACAGSHFDPTVVEYFCRYVERTLGDALGGEAREAMRRVAGT; encoded by the coding sequence ATGGCAAACTGGAAAAGGGTGAACGTCATGATCAACACATTCAATGCGGTCATCGAGGGGAGCGAGCGGCTGAGCAGTCTGGCCGACGTGGACGAGGTGGTGAAAGGGCTCGCCCGACTGCTCAAGAAGATCGTCAGGAGCCGCTGGATCGCCGTCTACTTTTTCGACCGTGAGCGCCGCGACTTCGCCCCCGCCCGCAGCTACGGACTCCCCCCCCGCTTCGTCCCGGTCTTCCGGGAGATGCCGCTGGCACCCGACAAGATCCCCCTCCTCAAGGGGATGCTCCGCAAGAAGCAGCATCTCGTCCTGGCCGATCCCGGCAGTTCCGAACTGATCCCCTCCCACCTCCGCTCCCTCCTCGCCAATCTCACCCTGCTGGCGGTGCCGATGGTGGCGCGCAACCAGGTGATCGGAGCGGTATTCGTGGCCCGCACCCGCGAACTCCCGGCATTTTCCCAGGAGGAGGTGGCCGTCATCCGCGATCTGGTGGGGCATGCGGCCCTGGTGGTCTCCCACATCCAGATCTTCGACGAATCCCTCGACATGGCCCTTGACCTCGCGGGGCGGATCGACGTGATCCTCACCCTGGACGAGATCAACAAGGCCATATCGTCGTCGCTCTCCCGCGAGCGGATCATGGAGACCGCCATCGGGCAGATCGAGCGGATCATCCGCTGCGAGTTCGTGTCGGTCCTCCAGAGCGAGAACGAGGATCTCGTGGTCACAGCCTCCCGCGCCGAGGAGCTCCCCGTCCCCCCGTCATTTCAGGCCGGCACCCGGCTCCCCCGGGGACGCAGCGCCGCATGGAGCGCCCGTCAGAGCGGCAAGAGCACCTGCATTGCCTATCTGGCCAAGTCGCGGAACCTCGGTGCGGCCGACCGCACGCTCCTCTCCGCCGGGGTCAGATCGCTCCTCGCCGTTCCGCTCCTGGCACGGGAAGCGGTGACCGGGGTCCTCCTCCTCGGCGACACCGAGGCCGGGAAATTCGCGCAGCAGGAGACCTTCACCATCGAGAAGATCGCCTCCCAGATGGCGGTGGCCTTGGAGAACGCCCGGCTCTACGAGGACATGCGCACCCTCTTCATCAGCACGGTGGCGAGCCTCGCCAACGCCATCGACGCCAAGAGCCCCTGGACCAAGGGGCATTCCGAACGGGTCATGCGCATCTCCGCCCGCATCGCCACCGAGATGGGGCTGCCGGAGGAGACGGTGGAGCGGGTCAGGCTCGGCGGCCTCCTCCACGACATCGGCAAGATCGGGGTGATCGAGGCGGTCCTGGAAAAGCCGGCCATCCTCTCGGAGGACGAATTCCCGCCGCTGCGCTCCCACCCCGAGAAGGGGGTCGCCATCCTCTCCCCCATCGAGCAGCTGCGGGACGTCCTCCCCGCCATCCTCCACCACCACGAGCGGTTCGACGGCAGCGGCTATCCCCACGGGCTCAAGGGGGAGGAGATCCCGCTGTCGGCCCGGATCGTGGCGGTGGCCGACTCCTTCGACGCCATGGTCTCGGAGCGCCCCTACAAGAAAGGGTTCGCCATCGGCGAGGCCCTCGCCGAACTGCGCGCCTGCGCCGGAAGTCACTTCGATCCGACGGTGGTGGAATATTTCTGCCGCTACGTAGAGCGGACCTTGGGGGATGCGCTGGGAGGAGAGGCCAGGGAGGCCATGAGGCGGGTGGCGGGAACCTGA
- a CDS encoding sigma-54-dependent transcriptional regulator, whose translation MLLNRILVADDEESMRWVLSKALRKKGFAVDLARDGEEALRLIQSAPYDLAILDIKMPGLSGLELLDQVRELKNDLLVVIMTAEASMKNAVEAMKRGAYDYITKPFDLDVIDAIIEKVSRAREITSQMSVLKEELKDRYHLEKNIIGNSPAMREIYKTIGKVAPSDITVLVQGESGTGKELIARAIHFNSKRIGKPFIALNCAAIPKELLESELFGFEKGAFTGATERKLGKFEQANGGTIFLDEIGDMPLDLQAKILRVLQEKEVTRTGGSQNISVDVRIVAATNQDLEELARKKQFREDLFYRLNVVPLHLVPLRERKEDIPLLVEYFLKKTCAELEVAGRTCSAEAMALLTASGWPGNVRELENTIKRAVILSSDSLLTPADFPGLRVQRGGEPAATDELSLEALVDMKLRVSLTNLDKMETGDIYNLVLRQIERPLVRFVLEKTRGNQVKAADILGINRNTLRKKIQELGIELRKSD comes from the coding sequence ATGTTACTGAACCGAATACTCGTAGCCGATGACGAAGAGAGCATGCGCTGGGTCCTTTCCAAGGCCCTGCGCAAGAAGGGGTTTGCCGTGGATCTCGCCCGCGACGGCGAGGAGGCGCTGCGCCTCATCCAGTCCGCCCCCTACGACCTGGCGATCCTCGACATCAAGATGCCGGGGCTCTCGGGGCTGGAACTCCTCGACCAGGTCAGGGAGCTGAAGAACGACCTCCTCGTGGTAATCATGACCGCCGAGGCCTCCATGAAGAACGCCGTTGAGGCCATGAAACGCGGCGCCTACGACTACATCACCAAGCCGTTCGACCTGGACGTGATCGACGCCATCATCGAGAAGGTGAGCAGGGCCCGGGAGATCACCTCCCAGATGTCGGTCCTGAAGGAGGAGCTGAAGGATCGCTACCACCTGGAGAAGAACATCATCGGCAACTCGCCGGCCATGCGGGAGATCTACAAGACCATCGGTAAGGTGGCGCCGAGCGACATCACCGTCCTCGTCCAGGGGGAATCGGGGACCGGCAAGGAGCTCATCGCCCGGGCGATCCACTTCAACTCCAAGCGGATCGGCAAGCCGTTCATCGCCCTCAACTGCGCCGCCATCCCGAAGGAACTCCTGGAGAGCGAGCTCTTCGGCTTCGAGAAGGGGGCCTTCACCGGCGCCACCGAGCGCAAGCTCGGCAAGTTCGAGCAGGCCAACGGCGGCACCATCTTCCTCGACGAGATCGGCGACATGCCGCTGGACCTCCAGGCGAAGATCCTCCGGGTTCTCCAGGAGAAGGAGGTGACCCGCACCGGCGGGAGTCAGAACATCTCCGTGGATGTCCGGATCGTCGCCGCCACCAACCAGGATCTGGAGGAGCTGGCGCGGAAAAAGCAGTTCCGGGAGGACCTCTTCTACCGCCTCAACGTGGTGCCACTCCATCTCGTGCCGCTGCGGGAGCGCAAGGAGGACATCCCCCTGCTGGTGGAGTACTTCCTCAAGAAGACCTGCGCCGAACTGGAGGTTGCGGGCCGGACCTGCTCCGCCGAGGCGATGGCGCTCCTTACCGCCTCCGGCTGGCCGGGGAACGTCCGGGAACTGGAAAACACCATCAAGCGGGCGGTGATCCTCTCCTCCGATTCGCTCCTGACCCCCGCCGATTTCCCGGGGCTCCGGGTCCAGCGCGGCGGAGAGCCGGCGGCGACCGACGAACTGTCGCTGGAGGCCCTCGTCGACATGAAGCTGCGGGTGAGCCTCACCAACCTCGACAAGATGGAGACCGGTGACATCTACAACCTGGTCCTGCGCCAGATCGAGCGCCCCCTGGTCCGCTTCGTCCTCGAAAAGACCCGCGGCAACCAGGTGAAGGCTGCCGACATCCTCGGCATCAACCGCAACACGCTCCGGAAGAAGATCCAGGAACTGGGGATCGAACTCCGGAAGAGCGACTGA